From the Pseudomonas putida genome, one window contains:
- a CDS encoding acyltransferase family protein, protein MLYSLQALRAFAAWVVVCHHFMQIFFDFHATGPIGQLLTDRGAVGVDIFFVISGLVIYLSTRDKPIEPRQFLLNRALRIVPAYWFYTALMAALLLAFSQWMPHQAFNWHHLLLSLLFIPAENPGGYGLYPTLNVGWTLNFEMFFYLLFGLAFLVRQRHHLLLVTAALLLVSEVLGRMGVLSRFYSNDIIYEFLLGIGLGVIQRRGLIREGLWLPLAVLGVAGYAIYHLDASQRLLHWGVPSAMIVLAFIALEPFFKGNRLLKAMGDCSYSVYLIHVLVLYAGWFASQRLHLNPYLVFAVCVPSIGLMSWFSYQWLERGLYRRMQAWLAAPREQTREFALSRVKY, encoded by the coding sequence ATGCTGTATTCGCTTCAGGCACTGCGGGCGTTCGCCGCCTGGGTGGTGGTCTGCCACCACTTCATGCAGATCTTCTTCGACTTCCATGCCACCGGCCCCATTGGCCAGCTGCTCACCGACCGTGGCGCCGTAGGCGTCGACATCTTCTTCGTCATCAGCGGGCTGGTGATCTACCTGTCGACCCGCGACAAACCCATCGAACCACGCCAGTTTCTGCTCAACCGGGCCCTGCGCATCGTCCCCGCCTACTGGTTCTACACCGCGCTGATGGCGGCGCTGCTGCTGGCCTTCAGCCAGTGGATGCCGCACCAGGCCTTCAACTGGCATCACCTGCTGCTGTCGCTGCTGTTCATCCCGGCGGAAAACCCCGGCGGTTACGGTTTGTATCCGACCCTGAACGTAGGCTGGACGCTGAATTTCGAGATGTTCTTCTACCTGTTGTTCGGCCTGGCCTTTCTGGTACGCCAGCGCCACCACCTGCTGCTGGTGACCGCTGCACTGTTGCTGGTCAGTGAAGTGCTCGGCCGCATGGGCGTGCTCAGCCGCTTCTACAGCAACGACATCATCTACGAATTCCTGCTGGGCATCGGCCTGGGCGTGATCCAGCGCCGCGGCCTGATCCGCGAGGGCCTGTGGTTGCCACTGGCCGTGCTCGGCGTGGCCGGTTATGCAATTTATCATCTGGACGCTTCGCAGCGCCTGCTGCACTGGGGCGTGCCAAGCGCCATGATCGTGCTGGCGTTCATCGCCCTGGAGCCTTTCTTCAAGGGCAACCGCCTGCTCAAGGCGATGGGCGACTGCTCCTATTCGGTGTACCTGATCCACGTGCTGGTGCTGTATGCCGGCTGGTTCGCCAGCCAGCGCCTGCACCTGAACCCGTACCTGGTGTTCGCCGTGTGCGTGCCGTCCATTGGACTAATGTCGTGGTTCAGCTATCAGTGGCTGGAGCGCGGCCTGTACCGGCGGATGCAGGCCTGGCTGGCGGCGCCACGGGAGCAAACTCGCGAATTTGCGCTTTCCCGAGTCAAATACTAG
- the nfuA gene encoding Fe-S biogenesis protein NfuA: MSAITITDAAHDYLADLLSKQNTPGIGIRIFITQPGTQYAETCIAYCKPGEEKPDDEPVGLKSFTAYLDAVSVPFLEDALVDYATDRMGGQLTIKAPNAKVPMVNEDSPINERINYYLQTEINPGLASHGGQVSLVDVVDDGIAVLQFGGGCQGCGQADVTLKEGIERTLLERIPELKGVRDVTDHTQKENAYY, translated from the coding sequence ATGAGCGCTATAACCATTACTGACGCCGCCCATGATTACCTGGCCGATCTGCTCTCCAAGCAGAACACGCCTGGCATTGGCATCCGTATTTTCATCACCCAGCCGGGCACCCAGTACGCCGAGACCTGCATCGCCTACTGCAAGCCGGGCGAAGAGAAGCCCGACGACGAGCCGGTCGGCCTGAAGAGTTTCACCGCCTACCTCGACGCGGTCAGCGTGCCGTTCCTGGAAGACGCGCTGGTCGACTACGCCACCGACCGCATGGGTGGCCAGCTGACCATCAAGGCGCCGAACGCCAAGGTGCCGATGGTCAACGAGGACAGCCCGATCAACGAGCGTATCAACTACTACCTGCAGACTGAGATCAACCCGGGCCTGGCCAGCCACGGCGGTCAGGTGAGCCTGGTGGACGTGGTCGACGACGGTATCGCCGTGCTGCAGTTCGGTGGCGGCTGCCAGGGCTGCGGCCAGGCCGACGTAACCCTCAAGGAAGGCATCGAGCGCACCCTGCTCGAGCGCATTCCGGAGCTCAAGGGCGTGCGTGACGTGACTGACCACACCCAGAAAGAGAACGCCTACTACTGA
- a CDS encoding SCO family protein, whose translation MNDQFTRRAVVAGMGVLGLGLLAGCNPARGLEFKYGKNMSNEILGRKFSLKDPQGNVRTLSSFYGSMPMIFFGFTQCPAVCPTTLARAAQIKKLLRGRDREIFQVVFITLDPERDTPEVLDAYVKAFDPSFTALTGTPEEIAAVAKEFKVFYEKVPAGDTYTISHSSTSYVYDTRGTLRLSLGHSLNAKECAEDLATLMEIC comes from the coding sequence ATGAATGATCAGTTTACCCGGCGCGCGGTTGTCGCCGGGATGGGCGTTCTCGGGCTTGGCCTGCTGGCAGGCTGCAACCCGGCCCGGGGGCTCGAGTTCAAGTACGGCAAGAACATGAGCAACGAAATCCTTGGGCGCAAGTTCAGCCTCAAGGACCCCCAGGGCAACGTTCGCACCCTGTCGAGCTTCTACGGCAGCATGCCGATGATCTTCTTCGGTTTCACCCAGTGCCCGGCCGTCTGCCCGACTACCCTGGCGCGTGCGGCACAGATCAAGAAGCTGCTCAGGGGCCGCGACCGCGAGATCTTCCAGGTGGTGTTCATCACGCTGGACCCGGAGCGGGACACCCCCGAGGTACTGGATGCCTATGTCAAGGCCTTCGACCCGTCGTTCACCGCCCTGACCGGCACCCCGGAAGAAATCGCCGCGGTGGCCAAGGAGTTCAAGGTGTTCTACGAAAAGGTCCCGGCCGGTGACACCTACACCATCTCTCACTCGTCCACCAGCTACGTCTACGATACTCGTGGCACCCTGCGCCTGAGCCTGGGCCATTCGCTGAATGCCAAGGAATGCGCTGAAGACCTGGCTACCCTGATGGAGATTTGCTGA
- a CDS encoding copper chaperone PCu(A)C, with protein sequence MSMQPIKRGLAALVLMGLALPALAQTTVSDAWVRASVPHQPSTGAFMTLTASTDSKLVGVASPVAKTVQVHEMTMNGDVMGMKEVKAVELPAGKPVSLDPNGYHVMLMGLTQQVKEGEKVPLTLTIEDAKGAKETVEVQAEVRPLNAEAGGGHDHMHMNH encoded by the coding sequence ATGTCGATGCAACCAATCAAGCGCGGCCTGGCCGCCCTGGTACTGATGGGCCTGGCCCTGCCGGCCCTGGCGCAGACCACCGTGAGCGACGCCTGGGTACGCGCCAGCGTGCCGCACCAGCCGTCCACTGGCGCCTTCATGACCCTGACCGCCAGCACCGACAGCAAGCTGGTCGGCGTGGCTTCGCCAGTGGCCAAGACCGTGCAGGTGCACGAAATGACCATGAACGGCGATGTGATGGGCATGAAGGAAGTGAAGGCCGTGGAACTGCCTGCGGGCAAGCCGGTGAGCCTGGACCCCAATGGCTACCACGTGATGCTGATGGGCCTGACCCAGCAGGTGAAAGAGGGCGAGAAGGTACCGCTGACCCTGACCATCGAAGATGCCAAGGGCGCCAAGGAAACCGTCGAGGTGCAGGCAGAAGTGCGCCCGCTCAACGCCGAGGCCGGCGGTGGGCATGACCACATGCACATGAACCACTGA
- a CDS encoding AraC family transcriptional regulator, with amino-acid sequence MSTPLREQTHLWQAPALGDVEMLHARYFQQRFAPHVHEGYVFTVIESGAQRFWHRGSEHLAPVGSMVLINPDELHTGATAHEAGWRYRGFYPEHERVTGVLDELELGRHGMPRFKDSVIQDPALARAFSQLHQLSEAGASALEQQTAWRQAVLALVQRHGHCPEPTAPGNEPLAVARARELLESQLADPPSLEALAAAVNLSPFHFARVFRQATGLPPHAWLKQRRLARAREFLKSGLAASDVAFTLGFADQSHLSRQFKQAFGVTPGAYRSACLHS; translated from the coding sequence ATGAGCACGCCCCTGCGCGAACAGACCCACCTCTGGCAGGCGCCGGCCCTCGGCGACGTCGAGATGCTGCACGCGCGCTACTTCCAGCAGCGCTTCGCCCCGCATGTGCATGAAGGCTATGTGTTCACTGTGATCGAGTCGGGCGCGCAACGCTTCTGGCACCGCGGCAGCGAGCACCTGGCGCCGGTCGGCAGCATGGTGCTGATCAACCCGGACGAACTGCACACCGGCGCCACCGCCCACGAAGCCGGCTGGCGCTACCGCGGTTTCTATCCGGAGCATGAGCGGGTGACCGGCGTGCTCGACGAACTGGAACTGGGCCGGCACGGCATGCCGCGCTTCAAGGACAGCGTGATCCAGGACCCGGCCCTGGCCCGGGCCTTCAGCCAACTGCACCAGCTGTCGGAAGCCGGCGCCAGCGCCCTGGAGCAACAGACCGCCTGGCGCCAGGCGGTGCTGGCACTGGTGCAGCGCCACGGCCACTGCCCCGAACCCACGGCCCCCGGCAACGAACCGCTGGCGGTAGCGCGTGCGCGGGAGCTGCTGGAAAGCCAGTTGGCGGACCCGCCGTCACTGGAGGCCCTGGCAGCTGCGGTCAATCTTTCGCCATTCCACTTTGCCCGGGTGTTCCGCCAGGCCACCGGCCTGCCGCCCCATGCCTGGCTGAAGCAACGGCGCCTGGCGCGGGCACGGGAATTTCTGAAAAGCGGCCTGGCGGCCTCTGACGTGGCCTTTACCCTGGGTTTTGCCGACCAGAGCCACTTGAGCCGGCAGTTCAAGCAGGCCTTTGGCGTGACGCCGGGCGCCTATCGCAGCGCCTGCCTGCACAGCTAG
- a CDS encoding AzlD domain-containing protein: MIWLLIFAMGAVVFLNRYAFLEPRLPLRLSSNARQFLGFAVPGMLTAICGPIIFLPGHQLDLSPLNPYLLGALVAVALVLLTRSVLLSMLVSMLIFFLLRSWLA; this comes from the coding sequence ATGATCTGGCTGCTGATCTTCGCCATGGGCGCCGTGGTATTCCTCAACCGCTACGCCTTCCTGGAACCGCGCCTGCCCTTGCGCCTGAGCTCGAACGCCCGGCAGTTCCTCGGCTTTGCCGTGCCCGGCATGCTCACTGCAATCTGTGGGCCGATCATCTTCCTGCCCGGCCACCAGCTCGACCTGAGCCCGCTCAACCCCTACCTGCTCGGCGCGCTGGTGGCCGTTGCGCTGGTGCTGTTGACCCGCAGCGTATTGCTGAGCATGCTGGTGAGCATGTTGATCTTCTTCCTGCTGCGCAGCTGGCTGGCATGA
- a CDS encoding AzlC family ABC transporter permease, translated as MPSSQPIARQAFLHGAIAILPLSLAVAPWGLLAGSMAIEANLSAWQGQGLSAIVFAGAAQLVAIGMLKGGANLLSILLTTLLLTSQHLLYGLSMRPVLSSQPLRWRLGLGFLLTDEFFALTSHYDQQQFNRWYALGVGLTFYVAWNLFTLAGIVLGQNIPHLDQLGLDFSIVATFVALIAPLVRNLATVVCVAVSLFCSVLFSHWHWETALVAAGLLGMAAGFVCQKLTGGRP; from the coding sequence ATGCCCAGCAGTCAGCCCATCGCCCGCCAAGCCTTCCTGCACGGCGCCATCGCCATCCTGCCGCTGTCCCTGGCTGTCGCCCCCTGGGGCCTGCTTGCCGGCTCCATGGCCATCGAGGCCAACCTCAGCGCCTGGCAAGGCCAGGGCCTGTCGGCGATCGTCTTCGCCGGTGCCGCGCAGTTGGTGGCCATCGGCATGCTCAAGGGCGGCGCCAACCTGCTGTCGATCCTGCTCACGACCCTGCTGCTGACGTCCCAGCACCTGCTCTATGGCCTGTCCATGCGCCCTGTGCTGTCCAGCCAGCCGTTGCGCTGGCGACTGGGGCTGGGCTTCCTGCTCACCGACGAATTCTTCGCCCTCACCAGCCACTACGACCAGCAGCAGTTCAACCGCTGGTACGCCCTGGGTGTGGGCCTGACTTTCTATGTCGCGTGGAACCTGTTTACCCTGGCCGGCATCGTGCTGGGCCAGAACATCCCGCACCTCGACCAGCTCGGCCTGGACTTTTCCATCGTCGCCACCTTCGTCGCGCTGATCGCGCCACTGGTGCGCAACCTTGCCACCGTGGTGTGCGTGGCGGTGTCGCTGTTCTGCTCGGTGCTGTTCAGTCACTGGCACTGGGAAACCGCCTTGGTCGCCGCCGGCCTGCTGGGCATGGCTGCCGGCTTCGTCTGCCAGAAACTCACCGGAGGCCGCCCATGA
- a CDS encoding sel1 repeat family protein, which translates to MAANALEVRIDPHADLLYRQALPLLEQADTPDDNGPLRTAMGVDPELNRQGRALAHTLPTAVALLKKSVELGHPVAQYRLALYYTTYLPAAQIADAACPLLEASLSQGFAPPATAIATWCPNYNASPAYREALEAIPSMATLYAPYYPQPATRLACSRSHPQGLEMQWGRQRDYQAEVYRLLGDLDPQHRQALLQKAVDINGCVAAQSRLTSQR; encoded by the coding sequence ATGGCCGCAAACGCACTCGAAGTACGTATCGATCCACATGCCGACCTGCTTTACCGCCAGGCGCTGCCGCTGCTGGAGCAGGCCGACACGCCAGATGACAACGGCCCCCTGCGCACCGCCATGGGCGTCGACCCGGAGCTCAACCGCCAGGGCCGGGCGCTGGCACACACCCTGCCAACGGCAGTGGCCCTGCTGAAAAAGTCGGTGGAGCTTGGCCACCCGGTGGCGCAGTATCGCCTGGCGCTGTACTACACCACCTATCTGCCTGCAGCACAGATCGCCGATGCCGCCTGCCCGCTGCTGGAGGCCAGCCTGAGCCAAGGTTTTGCACCGCCGGCTACAGCGATTGCGACCTGGTGCCCAAACTACAATGCCAGTCCGGCTTACCGCGAAGCCCTTGAAGCGATCCCGAGCATGGCGACCCTGTATGCGCCCTACTACCCGCAGCCAGCCACCCGTCTGGCCTGCAGCCGCAGCCACCCGCAGGGGTTGGAGATGCAATGGGGGCGCCAGCGCGACTACCAGGCCGAGGTTTACCGGCTGCTGGGCGATCTCGATCCACAGCATCGCCAGGCACTGCTGCAGAAAGCCGTGGACATCAACGGCTGTGTGGCGGCGCAGAGTCGGCTGACCAGCCAGCGCTAA
- a CDS encoding LysE family translocator → MNTALTLTYALTVLLLIATPGPVVALIVNTAAASGSRKAMFTAVGTNWASLVLIGAAAWVILTSAAIDKAWLSGMSLLGCLFIGYIAVGTLRECLQAPVADEAELQPAKPGRGGLWQGFMVGISNPKDIIFFIAFFPQFIQITESFGKSMVVLSLLWVLIDFAVLSLYIFAIGKITSQRSNRLISLASGVVLLLIAAGGLAYNLKELAG, encoded by the coding sequence GTGAATACCGCCCTGACTCTGACTTATGCACTCACCGTCCTGCTGCTGATCGCCACCCCCGGTCCGGTGGTGGCACTGATCGTCAACACCGCTGCGGCCTCCGGCTCGCGCAAGGCCATGTTCACCGCCGTCGGCACCAACTGGGCATCACTGGTGCTGATCGGTGCCGCCGCCTGGGTCATCCTCACCAGCGCAGCAATCGACAAGGCCTGGCTTAGCGGCATGAGCCTGCTGGGCTGCCTGTTTATCGGCTACATCGCCGTGGGCACCTTGCGCGAGTGCCTGCAGGCGCCTGTCGCCGACGAGGCCGAACTGCAGCCGGCCAAGCCCGGCCGCGGCGGTTTGTGGCAAGGCTTCATGGTGGGCATTTCCAACCCGAAGGACATCATCTTCTTCATCGCCTTCTTCCCGCAGTTCATCCAGATCACCGAGTCGTTCGGCAAGAGCATGGTGGTGCTCTCGCTGCTGTGGGTACTGATCGATTTCGCCGTGCTCAGCCTGTACATCTTCGCCATCGGCAAGATCACCTCGCAGCGCAGCAACCGCCTGATTTCCCTGGCTTCGGGGGTGGTCTTGCTGCTGATCGCCGCCGGTGGCCTGGCCTATAACCTCAAGGAGCTGGCGGGCTGA
- a CDS encoding YqcI/YcgG family protein: protein MFTVYGNCYRLDALELADEHVRNTQHWTRQTLQHFRSVLANPDFPCLFGRKAVAGASCHILFARAEQLADDIAQGLADYIRIITPVPIKQRIGSPLVVFLETAADSSLAEQQALAWKVLRGVHARDPHPWPQAVPTDPHDNAWSFCYAGMPLFINMNFPGHQQMKSRNLGPHITFVINPRENFDEVANASTESGQRIRARIRDRVRHYNDGVMPETLGFFGQDDNFEWKQYQLQEAGSLNPSRCPFHAHAHAHATPDTLIEN, encoded by the coding sequence ATGTTTACGGTTTATGGAAACTGCTATCGCCTGGATGCGCTAGAGCTGGCCGATGAACATGTACGGAACACTCAGCACTGGACGCGGCAAACCTTACAACATTTTCGCAGCGTACTCGCCAACCCCGACTTTCCGTGCCTGTTCGGGCGCAAGGCGGTAGCCGGCGCATCCTGCCATATCCTCTTCGCCCGTGCCGAACAACTGGCCGATGATATCGCTCAGGGCCTGGCCGACTACATACGTATCATCACGCCTGTGCCGATCAAGCAACGCATCGGCAGCCCACTGGTGGTGTTTCTCGAAACGGCCGCCGACAGCAGCCTGGCCGAACAACAGGCACTGGCCTGGAAAGTCCTGCGCGGGGTCCATGCCCGCGACCCGCATCCGTGGCCTCAAGCGGTTCCCACCGACCCGCATGACAACGCCTGGTCGTTCTGCTACGCCGGCATGCCGCTGTTCATCAACATGAACTTCCCCGGCCATCAGCAGATGAAGAGCCGCAATCTCGGCCCGCACATCACGTTCGTCATTAACCCGCGGGAGAACTTCGACGAAGTGGCCAACGCCAGCACCGAAAGCGGGCAACGCATTCGTGCCCGCATTCGTGATCGCGTACGCCATTACAACGACGGGGTCATGCCCGAAACCCTGGGCTTCTTTGGCCAGGACGACAACTTCGAATGGAAGCAGTACCAACTGCAGGAAGCAGGCTCGCTCAATCCGTCGCGCTGCCCCTTTCACGCCCATGCACACGCCCACGCGACACCCGACACTCTGATCGAGAATTGA
- a CDS encoding LysR substrate-binding domain-containing protein, whose product MSERIQALHALRAFEVASRYGSFTRAAEELALTQGAVSHHIKTLESMFGCDLFERRGPKLSLTEHGRLLAQELKVGFKIIENACALLRQDRYGLRLKAPSTLTVRWLLRALDGFKKLEDNCSVQLSSVWMDIDSVDFYSEPYDCAILLGNGRFPADVESVKLFDEWLIPVCHPDYMAQAQPELADLRQCEFLHPSPDRRDWRRWLARMDALDISIDQGQVFDTLDQGISAAQQGLGISVVDLVLASADLAAGRLVTPFKHAVSTGDGYYMTWLKSSPKARQMHKLRDYLLGQVPPLSYKDINYLYG is encoded by the coding sequence ATGTCGGAACGGATTCAAGCACTGCACGCCTTGCGTGCCTTCGAGGTTGCCTCGCGCTACGGCTCGTTCACCCGGGCCGCCGAAGAGCTGGCGCTGACCCAGGGGGCGGTCAGCCATCACATCAAGACGCTCGAATCCATGTTCGGCTGCGACCTGTTCGAGCGCCGCGGCCCCAAGTTGAGCCTCACCGAGCATGGGCGGCTGCTGGCCCAGGAGCTCAAGGTCGGTTTCAAGATCATCGAGAACGCCTGTGCGCTGCTGCGCCAGGACCGCTATGGGCTGCGCCTGAAAGCCCCCTCGACGCTGACCGTACGCTGGCTGCTGCGGGCCCTGGACGGTTTCAAGAAGCTCGAAGACAACTGCAGCGTGCAACTGTCGAGCGTGTGGATGGACATCGACTCGGTGGACTTCTACTCGGAGCCCTACGACTGCGCCATCCTCCTGGGCAACGGCCGTTTCCCGGCCGACGTCGAGAGCGTCAAGCTGTTCGATGAGTGGCTGATCCCGGTGTGCCACCCGGACTACATGGCGCAGGCGCAACCGGAGCTGGCCGACCTGCGTCAGTGTGAATTCCTCCACCCGTCACCGGACCGTCGTGACTGGCGGCGCTGGCTGGCGCGCATGGATGCGCTGGACATCAGCATCGACCAGGGCCAGGTGTTCGACACCCTCGACCAGGGCATCTCGGCGGCGCAGCAGGGCCTCGGCATTTCGGTGGTCGACCTGGTGCTGGCCAGTGCCGACCTCGCGGCCGGGCGCCTGGTGACACCCTTCAAGCACGCGGTATCGACCGGCGACGGTTACTACATGACCTGGCTCAAGAGCAGCCCCAAGGCACGGCAGATGCACAAGCTGCGTGACTACCTGCTCGGCCAGGTGCCGCCGCTGAGCTACAAGGACATCAACTACCTGTACGGCTGA